The Mercurialis annua linkage group LG7, ddMerAnnu1.2, whole genome shotgun sequence genome includes the window CATTTGAAGCGTACAAATTGATACTTATAAACAGACTGAGCACATATGGGAATTGACATATGTAGACTGTATATATACATAATGTTTTATCCAATCAGAAAGTCAAATTTTTGATGCAACAATACCCTCACTGAAATGGAAGACTTTCTTATTAATATCAGTTTATGCCATATTAGTCAATAGTCAATGAAAAATTCCAAAGTTCAAGAAGCCCAAGTAGAATCAAAGAATTGGAGTTGAAACTATCATTTGATTGGGTCAATTCACAGAATTTCACACTGTGCTGAGCGCGGTAAATGAGAAAAGATGATTACAATGAATGGCAGCAGCatcacacagtcagacaaacaATGGAGCAAAAATATATCTTACTCAATGTATGCCATTGGTGCCGCATCACCAACTCTTATACGTGTCCGAAGCAGTCTTGTGTAGCCACCTGCTCTATCTCTGTAagacaaaacaaacccaagttaatttttttatgcggatgagaataaaaaagGGAAATCATAGGTCAAGATTTACTTGTAACGGTAAGCTAGTTCTGTAAAAAGCTTGTGAATTACATCATCCCCTCTAACAAAAGCCCCAGCGCGCCTTGCAGCACAAAGTGTTCCCTGCGATTTGTTTCCACAAAAAGAATAAACTGAAGATGTTGATAAGAAATAATTTGCGGTTATCCATAGCTTAGAAAAGACAAAGATCCAATTATAGTAGTGCCATTAAAGCAGGGCACATACACAGAAAAGTTCGAGACACTCCTAATTTCTACATTACTGCAGGAATACTTAAAAGCAGTCGGTAACAGACAAGCCATAAAGTCGACTCCCTTTTGTTTGCAGCTGATAGAAGAGAAGTTCAAAAATAACTGCAGGAccaattttgtttgattttcctTGTTCTGGTCTATCAACAAAAAAGAGTACTACTACTAGCAAAATAATACATAAAACGTGTACAGCCTACTAAGACTAGAcagcaaaacaaatcaaatctgCATCCGAGCAAGAAAATAAGAAATTGCCGATTCTAGCAATAAATAACAGTTGCAAAATTTGCTCGAATCTTATCAGAGAATTTAGGAAGAATAccagcaaaaaatttacaatgaACATCCTCAAATTATCCAACTATGAAATGAAAACTATGATCAACCCCAAGTAAATCTTGACGTATGGTTTCCCTTTTTTTGTTCAATGAATAAAAAGAAGATTAACTATTTTGGCTAGATCATTAAGGTAATTTATTTCCTTCTTTTCATCGTTAATATGTCTATTTCCTAACGAATTCCAATTTTCATAGGTTCAATCGAAGCTTCATTGTTGTATTTTTCTGCTTGACTTAGGTTACATCTATATGTCAGCTCAATCGAACTCATGATGGATGGCAAATGAGTCTAAATAACGGTAGTTCTCTAAGCAGAAAAAGGGTTAAAAAGCTTCTATAAGTTTCACTAAGCTCTTGCTTCTACCGATTCTTTGTTTTGTTAGGTTGATTGTGCTGTTATTATTTAACCAGTGTCAACGTAGCTTCGTTTACTTGTCAATAATTATTTCTTAATCTTATAGAAGGTAAAAGAAACTGAATTATATAACTAATTCCTGAGGAATTACCTCTTTCCCAAGCTGTACCATATTATCGGCAAGTCGCCGAATTTCTTTTgcctgcaaaaaaaaaacaattttaaaaaataaaacaagcaAATGCAAGTAACAACTGAACTCACGATTGTTCTGTTTACATAAATAAAACGATTAATGAAAGAATAATTAGATTCTTGTTCACTTAAAATGAAGCAGTCATAATAAACCCTAGAAGAAAGTACCTTGGCAACAGTGGTTTCAATACGTTCGTGCTTCACTAACTGGGAAACCATTGTTCTGCAatcatatcatatatatatatacataattataATCAACAAATACATACATAAATGAAGCTAGAGAGTAATTAAAACAAGAACCCACCTGAGCATGGACATCCGGTGACCGGTTGGCCGGTTTAGCTTCCtgaattttgtcatttttttacaCACAAATTACAAACCGCAAACAGAACCGTAACAATGAAATCAGAAATACCCTTTTAATTAGGTCAAACACTGAATGAACACTCAAATTGATCAACAAAATGATTCCATGGGCTTTTCATTTATCTAAAAGCCCAAAATGGATTAATAGGCTTTTCTGGCCCAAGACAAAACCGTAATTACAGAAAAATATCATGTCCAGAAGGAGAAGTATGCAAAAATATCTCCACTATAAAATTCTCTGTTAAATTAGGGTTCCAGATTCATTTAATctcagttttttttttcgtttcacGTCTTATTAATCCTTTTTTGTAGTCTCTGTTTTTAATCTAACTATGTGAatttgtttttagtttattcAAAGTTAGATTAGAGGGCTGTGATGACTGAAAACATTTCTCGATACtgaatatataattttgctTTTGTATAAGGACCTTTCGAAAAGCAATTTGCTCTGTTTGAAGACTGTATTTGTGCGTGTCTGAGCCTTttgttttttagatttttttatagtttttgaaatttaaaaaaggaTTGAAGAAGAAATTTTTTGGGTTGCAGtgattataaaaatgaaatttctcGTACTGAAATGCTCTCTTTTGGGCATGGATCTGATAGACTCATTCTACACCCATAGAATCTGAGCAACCCCCAATTTTCTtctgct containing:
- the LOC126654440 gene encoding uncharacterized protein LOC126654440 — translated: MTKFRKLNRPTGHRMSMLRTMVSQLVKHERIETTVAKAKEIRRLADNMVQLGKEGTLCAARRAGAFVRGDDVIHKLFTELAYRYKDRAGGYTRLLRTRIRVGDAAPMAYIEFIDRENELRKSKPPASQPPQRDPLDPWTRSRLSKQFAPPKEEKPSEPEI